A genomic stretch from Desulfovibrio sp. TomC includes:
- a CDS encoding Crp/Fnr family transcriptional regulator, with product MEQVDGPDATALLGLMQKLPLWADFIEEDLDLLMRAGAVRLVRFGSGETIVEEGNYEKTFFVLLRGHGRVVRSGRLVASLDAPGTIFGEMSFVLGKGRTATVVADTPCDCLAVDMGYVDFLPSPEREDFLIRIFRRLAAIVTGRLGSANARKAALLTAIRERREALRAHVAAEQAVLSGLRQELAGLDTADDEEVLRQLLDRQF from the coding sequence GTGGAACAGGTTGACGGACCCGACGCAACCGCTTTGCTCGGGCTTATGCAAAAACTGCCGCTGTGGGCGGATTTCATCGAGGAAGACCTGGATCTGCTCATGCGGGCCGGGGCGGTGCGGCTGGTGCGCTTTGGCAGCGGCGAGACCATTGTCGAGGAAGGCAATTACGAGAAGACCTTTTTCGTGCTGCTGCGCGGCCATGGCCGGGTGGTGCGCAGCGGCAGGCTTGTGGCCTCCCTGGATGCGCCGGGCACCATTTTCGGCGAAATGAGCTTTGTCCTGGGCAAAGGCCGCACGGCCACGGTGGTGGCGGATACGCCCTGCGATTGTCTGGCCGTGGACATGGGCTATGTGGATTTTCTGCCCAGTCCCGAACGCGAGGATTTCCTCATCCGCATCTTTCGCCGTCTGGCCGCCATCGTGACCGGCCGGCTGGGGTCGGCCAATGCCCGCAAAGCCGCGCTGTTGACCGCCATCCGGGAACGCCGCGAGGCCCTGCGCGCCCATGTGGCCGCCGAACAGGCCGTCTTATCGGGACTTCGCCAGGAACTGGCCGGACTCGATACCGCCGACGACGAGGAAGTCCTGCGCCAGTTGCTCGACCGACAGTTTTAG
- a CDS encoding Crp/Fnr family transcriptional regulator: MDQVARMVLLRSLPFFGGLDEARLARLAAGAVVSRHGPGGIIAARDDAGEAFYLVASGRAKLYQIGPDGREQTLYVLGPGEPFCLCSLVDAGEFPAFAAALEETRVLAFPAKALAEAAKEDPQVLFDLLRLMCRRLKQSMAMVESLALVPLSGRVAGFVLHEASRGLGGETVRLTISHRELAKIVGATPEALSRAFKKLAEAGVVAVRGREVDILDRAGLAAEAGLAGGEA, encoded by the coding sequence ATGGATCAGGTTGCGCGAATGGTTCTTTTGCGGTCGCTGCCGTTTTTTGGCGGCCTGGACGAAGCGCGACTGGCCCGGCTGGCGGCCGGGGCGGTGGTGTCGCGGCATGGTCCGGGCGGGATTATCGCGGCCCGGGACGACGCCGGCGAGGCCTTTTATCTGGTGGCCTCGGGCCGGGCCAAGCTCTACCAGATCGGTCCGGACGGCCGGGAACAGACGCTCTACGTCCTTGGCCCGGGCGAACCGTTTTGCCTGTGCTCACTGGTGGACGCCGGGGAATTTCCCGCCTTTGCCGCTGCCCTGGAGGAGACGCGGGTGCTGGCTTTTCCGGCCAAGGCCCTGGCCGAGGCGGCCAAAGAGGACCCGCAGGTGCTTTTTGATCTGTTGCGGCTCATGTGCCGACGGCTCAAACAGTCCATGGCCATGGTCGAATCGTTGGCCCTGGTCCCGCTTTCCGGCCGGGTGGCCGGCTTTGTGCTGCACGAGGCCTCGCGCGGGCTTGGCGGCGAAACGGTGCGCCTGACGATCAGCCACCGGGAGCTGGCCAAGATCGTCGGGGCCACGCCGGAAGCCTTGTCCCGGGCCTTTAAAAAACTGGCCGAGGCCGGGGTTGTGGCCGTGCGCGGCCGCGAGGTGGACATCCTCGACCGGGCCGGGCTGGCCGCCGAGGCCGGGCTGGCCGGCGGGGAGGCGTAA
- a CDS encoding 4Fe-4S dicluster domain-containing protein, producing the protein MNRRAFLRTLGTAGTALATAPAVATTLIARDAAAASGEQLATLYDLSKCVGCGSCVAACRDAHAADYPEPKKPFPKMYPARVKAEDFSDKRDLDTRLTPYNWLFIQSATVSRNGAPVTVNMPRRCMHCTHPPCVELCPWGSAVRHADGAVAIDASICLGGSKCRTVCPWAIPQRQTGVGLYLDLLPAFAGNGVMYKCDRCHSRVAAGGKPACLEACPYEVQTIGPRAEIIAAAHAMAKSIGGFIYGETENGGTNTLYVSPVPFADLNAALKTGPGQPGLHAAADVMGKEQNLATAVLMAPIAGIAAGLLRLAGRFKNAAPKEDDHA; encoded by the coding sequence ATGAACAGACGCGCCTTTCTGAGAACACTCGGTACAGCCGGCACCGCCCTGGCCACCGCCCCGGCCGTGGCCACGACGCTTATCGCCCGCGACGCCGCCGCCGCATCCGGCGAACAACTGGCCACCCTTTATGACCTGTCCAAGTGCGTGGGCTGCGGGTCCTGCGTGGCCGCCTGCCGCGACGCCCACGCGGCCGATTATCCCGAGCCGAAAAAGCCTTTTCCCAAAATGTACCCGGCCCGGGTCAAGGCCGAGGATTTTTCCGACAAGCGCGATCTCGACACCCGGCTGACCCCCTACAACTGGCTTTTCATCCAGTCCGCCACGGTCAGCCGAAACGGCGCTCCGGTCACCGTCAATATGCCCCGGCGCTGCATGCACTGCACCCACCCGCCGTGCGTCGAACTGTGCCCCTGGGGTTCGGCCGTGCGCCACGCCGACGGAGCCGTGGCCATTGACGCCAGTATCTGCCTCGGCGGTTCCAAATGCCGCACCGTGTGCCCCTGGGCCATCCCCCAACGCCAGACCGGCGTTGGCCTGTATCTCGATCTCCTGCCCGCCTTCGCCGGCAACGGGGTCATGTACAAATGCGACCGCTGCCACAGTCGCGTGGCCGCCGGCGGCAAGCCGGCCTGCCTCGAAGCCTGTCCCTACGAGGTCCAGACCATCGGCCCGCGGGCCGAAATCATCGCCGCCGCCCACGCCATGGCCAAATCGATCGGCGGTTTCATCTACGGCGAAACCGAAAACGGCGGCACCAACACGCTCTACGTTTCCCCGGTGCCCTTCGCCGACTTGAACGCCGCCCTGAAAACCGGCCCGGGCCAGCCAGGACTCCACGCCGCAGCCGACGTCATGGGCAAGGAACAAAACCTGGCCACAGCGGTCCTCATGGCCCCCATAGCCGGCATCGCGGCCGGCCTGCTGCGCCTGGCCGGCCGCTTCAAGAACGCCGCCCCCAAGGAGGACGACCATGCCTGA
- the rbr gene encoding rubrerythrin: MKSLKGSKTEKNILIAFSGESQARNRYTYFASVAKKEGFEQISAIFTETADQEKEHAKRLFKYLEGGEVEITAAYPAGVIGNTVANLREAAGGESYEENDMYPSFAAIAREEGYPEVAATFTHIAKAEGFHKRRYAALADNIEAGKVFAREGKVTWRCRNCGYPMDSDHAPDKCPACEHPQAYFEIAPENW; this comes from the coding sequence ATGAAATCGCTCAAAGGCTCCAAGACCGAGAAAAACATCCTGATCGCCTTCTCCGGCGAATCCCAGGCCAGAAACCGCTACACCTACTTTGCCTCGGTGGCCAAAAAAGAAGGCTTCGAGCAAATTTCCGCCATCTTCACCGAAACCGCCGACCAGGAAAAAGAACACGCCAAACGCCTGTTCAAATACCTCGAAGGCGGCGAAGTGGAAATCACCGCCGCCTATCCGGCCGGGGTCATCGGCAATACCGTGGCCAACCTGCGCGAAGCCGCCGGCGGCGAATCCTACGAGGAAAACGACATGTACCCCTCGTTCGCCGCCATCGCCCGCGAAGAAGGCTACCCCGAAGTCGCCGCCACCTTCACCCACATCGCCAAGGCCGAAGGCTTCCACAAACGCCGCTACGCCGCCCTGGCCGACAACATCGAAGCCGGCAAAGTCTTCGCCCGCGAAGGCAAAGTCACCTGGCGCTGCCGCAACTGCGGCTACCCCATGGACAGCGACCACGCCCCGGACAAGTGCCCGGCCTGCGAACACCCGCAAGCCTACTTCGAAATCGCGCCTGAGAATTGGTAG
- a CDS encoding redoxin domain-containing protein, with amino-acid sequence MRRLALLLAVSALLVAASVAAAQSPQESLAKNIFQVPHLPPTDSVPTVAVGNPMPDFDLPAVDGSRVRLADYVGKKNLVLSFVPAAWTPVCSGQWPGYNIARDIFEANDAALVGISVDNIPTLFAWTREMGGLWFPVASDFWPHGGLAKKLGILRSDGTAERALILVDKQGTIRFIDVHDINTRPDLGPLLEAMEKVRSGQ; translated from the coding sequence ATGCGCAGACTCGCCCTGCTCCTGGCCGTTTCGGCCCTGCTCGTTGCCGCTTCGGTCGCCGCCGCACAATCCCCGCAGGAATCCCTGGCCAAAAACATCTTCCAGGTGCCCCATCTGCCGCCCACCGACAGCGTGCCGACCGTGGCCGTCGGCAACCCCATGCCCGACTTCGACCTGCCCGCCGTCGACGGCTCCCGGGTCCGGCTGGCCGACTATGTCGGCAAAAAAAATCTGGTGCTCTCCTTCGTTCCCGCCGCCTGGACCCCGGTGTGCTCCGGCCAATGGCCCGGGTACAACATCGCCCGGGACATTTTCGAAGCCAACGACGCCGCCCTCGTCGGCATCTCCGTGGACAACATCCCCACCCTTTTCGCCTGGACCCGGGAAATGGGCGGCCTGTGGTTCCCCGTGGCCTCGGACTTCTGGCCCCACGGCGGGCTGGCCAAAAAACTCGGCATCCTGCGCAGCGACGGCACGGCCGAACGCGCCCTCATTTTAGTGGACAAACAAGGCACGATCCGTTTCATTGATGTGCACGACATCAACACCAGACCTGACCTCGGCCCGCTCCTTGAGGCCATGGAAAAGGTCCGAAGCGGCCAATAA
- a CDS encoding peroxiredoxin family protein yields the protein MKGLLAFVAALILVVAASTRAMAVEASEAPGAKPLPVGTAFPDVPLIGPLPPTLAASLGIAAAGPTPINTVDADILVVEIFSMYCPFCQREAPTINELHALIDKRGLGKRIKIIGIGAGNSDTEVDIFRKKYNVPFALFSDSAFAVHQRVGQVGTPFFYVLRKNPGKGYEIVLTHLGLIPSPADFLAAITAKAGIQP from the coding sequence ATGAAAGGTCTTCTTGCATTCGTCGCCGCCTTGATCCTTGTCGTCGCCGCCAGCACCCGGGCCATGGCCGTGGAAGCGTCCGAAGCCCCGGGGGCCAAACCCCTGCCCGTGGGCACGGCCTTTCCCGACGTGCCGCTTATCGGTCCCCTCCCCCCCACCCTGGCCGCCAGCCTCGGCATCGCCGCCGCCGGCCCCACGCCCATCAACACCGTGGACGCCGACATCCTCGTGGTCGAAATTTTCAGCATGTATTGCCCGTTTTGCCAGCGCGAAGCCCCAACCATAAACGAACTCCATGCGCTCATCGACAAGCGCGGCCTGGGCAAACGTATCAAGATCATCGGCATCGGGGCCGGCAACTCCGACACCGAAGTGGACATCTTCCGCAAAAAATACAACGTGCCCTTTGCCCTGTTCTCGGATTCGGCCTTTGCCGTGCACCAGCGCGTCGGGCAGGTGGGGACGCCGTTTTTTTACGTGTTGCGCAAAAACCCCGGCAAGGGTTACGAGATCGTCCTGACCCACCTCGGCCTGATCCCCTCCCCGGCCGACTTTCTTGCCGCCATCACCGCCAAGGCCGGCATACAGCCCTAA
- a CDS encoding trans-sulfuration enzyme family protein, with protein MDITSLGENTRSVRAGEQLDRTVGGVTTPIHTAAAYMAAEGVDGAYRYPRYCNIPTQAAPAEKLAALEGAAAGLVLASGMAAISSSLLAVLTTGDHVVLQADLYGGTHRFLMAELARLGIGFTLVPDADPTTLEAAVTERTRVVYVETPSNPLLRIIDLEGTAAMAARRGLVSMVDNTFASPINQRPLELGFDLSIHSGTKYLNGHSDLNCGAVAGSKSLVDAVKERAVNFGQTLNTYDCYLLERGMKTLALRMARHNENAQAVAEFLAGRKGVAAVHYPGLPSHPGHALAKRQMRGFGGMMSFDLDCPPEAARCFMDNLELVLEAVSLGGIESLACFPAVTSHAKMSREGRLAIGVTDTLVRLSVGCEDAEDIIRDISRAMDAATIA; from the coding sequence ATGGACATCACGAGCCTGGGAGAAAACACCCGTAGCGTCCGGGCCGGGGAACAACTCGACCGCACGGTCGGCGGCGTCACCACGCCCATTCACACCGCTGCCGCCTACATGGCCGCCGAAGGCGTGGACGGAGCCTACCGCTATCCGCGCTACTGCAATATCCCCACCCAGGCCGCGCCGGCCGAAAAGCTCGCCGCCCTGGAAGGGGCCGCCGCCGGGTTGGTCCTGGCTTCGGGCATGGCCGCCATCTCCTCAAGCCTGCTCGCCGTGCTCACCACCGGCGACCACGTGGTGCTCCAGGCCGACCTCTACGGCGGCACCCACCGCTTCCTCATGGCCGAACTGGCCCGTCTCGGCATCGGCTTCACCCTGGTCCCGGACGCCGACCCGACCACGCTGGAAGCCGCCGTCACCGAGCGCACCCGGGTGGTCTATGTGGAGACGCCAAGCAACCCGCTGTTGCGCATCATCGACCTGGAAGGCACTGCCGCCATGGCCGCCCGCCGGGGCCTTGTCTCCATGGTGGACAACACCTTTGCCTCGCCCATCAACCAGCGCCCGCTGGAACTTGGCTTCGACCTGTCCATCCACAGCGGCACGAAATACTTAAACGGCCACAGCGACCTCAACTGCGGGGCCGTGGCCGGATCGAAATCCCTGGTCGACGCCGTCAAGGAACGGGCCGTCAACTTCGGCCAGACCCTTAACACCTACGACTGCTATCTGCTTGAACGCGGCATGAAGACCCTGGCCCTGCGCATGGCCCGCCACAACGAAAACGCCCAGGCCGTGGCCGAGTTCCTGGCCGGGCGCAAAGGCGTTGCCGCCGTCCACTACCCGGGCCTGCCAAGCCACCCCGGCCACGCCCTGGCCAAACGCCAGATGCGCGGCTTTGGCGGCATGATGTCGTTTGATCTCGACTGCCCGCCCGAGGCCGCCCGCTGCTTCATGGACAACCTGGAACTGGTGCTCGAAGCGGTCAGCTTAGGCGGCATCGAATCCCTGGCCTGCTTCCCGGCCGTCACCTCCCACGCCAAAATGTCCCGGGAGGGCCGGCTGGCCATCGGCGTCACCGATACCCTGGTGCGCCTGTCGGTTGGCTGCGAAGACGCCGAAGACATCATCCGCGACATCTCCCGGGCCATGGACGCCGCCACTATCGCCTGA
- a CDS encoding alkaline phosphatase has protein sequence MRRHALPPFCAATINRVAWIVLAIIMLVAAQAHAGAGNAPKYVFLFIGDGMAMPQRSAAEYFLAAKDGKSEPGIVKLTMNKLPVQGMTTTYSLNSIITDSGAAGTALASGVKTYNGAISVDGAKKPVPTLAEKARDQGMKVGVVSSVSLDHATPACFYAHQTSRNNYYEIALDAAKSGFDYFGGGGFKDPAGKKSKTEGEKPNALDVLKTAGYAVADTRDAILAAKPGARLVALNPELDADKALPYALDGDTKGLTLAEYTTKGIELLDNPKGFFFMVEGGKIDWACHANDAAASIQDTVAFDAAVAEAVKFAEAHPKETLIVVTGDHECGGMTLGFAGTRYGNYYDYLKSQKDSFEGFTTALKAYKKTHDAASAKFEDVIPMIKDSFGLVVPAAADLEAMKTVAKPDENNTSPANPYGMHLRDFELTAVKDAFTRSMQGDAEKSGNEMDYRAYGGYEPLAVTLTHILDNKAGIAWTSYSHTGVPVMTSAVGSGSDVFAGYYDNTDLSKKIMAALAEK, from the coding sequence ATGCGTCGACACGCTTTGCCGCCGTTTTGCGCGGCCACGATCAACCGTGTGGCCTGGATCGTCCTGGCCATCATCATGCTCGTTGCCGCCCAGGCCCACGCCGGGGCCGGCAACGCCCCCAAGTACGTGTTCCTGTTCATCGGCGACGGCATGGCCATGCCCCAGCGCAGCGCCGCCGAGTATTTCCTGGCCGCCAAAGACGGCAAATCCGAGCCCGGCATCGTCAAGCTGACCATGAACAAGCTCCCGGTCCAGGGCATGACCACCACCTATTCGCTCAATTCCATCATCACCGATTCCGGCGCAGCCGGCACTGCCCTGGCCTCCGGGGTCAAGACCTACAACGGGGCGATTAGCGTCGACGGGGCCAAAAAACCCGTGCCCACCCTGGCGGAAAAGGCCCGCGACCAGGGCATGAAGGTCGGCGTCGTCTCCAGCGTGTCGCTCGACCACGCCACCCCGGCCTGCTTCTATGCCCACCAGACCAGCCGCAACAACTACTACGAAATCGCCCTGGACGCGGCCAAAAGCGGCTTTGATTACTTTGGCGGCGGCGGTTTCAAAGACCCGGCCGGCAAGAAATCCAAGACCGAGGGTGAAAAGCCAAACGCCCTGGATGTGCTCAAAACCGCCGGCTACGCCGTGGCCGATACCCGCGACGCCATCCTGGCCGCCAAGCCCGGGGCCAGGCTCGTGGCCCTTAATCCCGAACTCGACGCCGACAAGGCCCTGCCCTACGCCCTCGACGGCGACACGAAAGGCCTGACCCTGGCCGAATACACGACCAAAGGCATCGAGCTGCTCGACAACCCCAAGGGCTTTTTCTTCATGGTCGAAGGCGGCAAGATCGACTGGGCCTGCCACGCCAACGACGCCGCCGCCTCCATTCAAGACACCGTGGCCTTTGACGCCGCCGTGGCCGAGGCGGTCAAATTCGCCGAAGCCCATCCCAAGGAAACGCTGATCGTCGTCACCGGCGACCACGAGTGCGGCGGCATGACCCTGGGCTTTGCCGGCACGCGCTACGGCAACTATTACGATTACTTGAAAAGCCAGAAGGACTCGTTTGAGGGCTTTACCACGGCGCTTAAGGCATACAAAAAGACCCACGACGCGGCTTCGGCCAAGTTCGAAGACGTGATTCCCATGATCAAGGACAGCTTCGGCCTCGTTGTCCCGGCCGCCGCCGACCTTGAGGCCATGAAGACCGTGGCCAAGCCCGATGAGAACAACACCTCCCCGGCCAACCCCTACGGCATGCATCTGCGCGACTTCGAGCTGACCGCCGTGAAGGACGCCTTCACCCGGTCCATGCAGGGCGACGCGGAAAAGTCCGGCAACGAAATGGACTACCGGGCCTACGGCGGCTATGAGCCCCTGGCCGTGACCCTGACCCACATTCTCGACAACAAGGCCGGCATTGCCTGGACCAGCTACTCCCACACCGGGGTGCCGGTCATGACCTCGGCCGTTGGCTCGGGTTCGGACGTTTTCGCCGGCTACTACGACAACACTGATCTGTCCAAAAAGATCATGGCCGCCCTGGCCGAGAAGTAG
- a CDS encoding YibE/F family protein has product MRRFSLGARKDLLLLAVVAALCVGLWFLPTGFEERLPADALQVKATVTAVDNAYVRQYGLVREGEQRVSVVPLAGPYAGQTIVADNILLGKLEMDKVFAPGETALVVLSLRDGKIVSAVAQDHWRLGLQGLLLGLFALVLIAYAGMTGVKAVLSFVFTALLLWKVLVPLTLGGVDPMLTVLGVTAALMAGVVFLVGGVNRRAVAAYLGSLGGVAVTCLLSLATAPGFALPGAVKPFAETLLYTGFAHLDLGRMFLATICLGASGAIMDVAMDVAASQAEVAAHHPEIGRMALCRSGFRVGRVVVGTMATTLLLAYCGGSLALLMVVMAQGVPLINVATMPHVAAEIANTLVGSFGLVTAAPLTAAAGGMLLARGTGAAREKR; this is encoded by the coding sequence ATGAGACGTTTTTCGTTGGGGGCGCGCAAGGATCTGCTGCTGCTGGCCGTGGTCGCGGCCTTGTGCGTCGGCTTGTGGTTTTTGCCCACCGGCTTTGAGGAGCGGTTGCCGGCCGACGCCTTGCAGGTCAAGGCCACGGTGACGGCCGTGGACAATGCCTATGTGCGCCAATATGGCCTCGTGCGCGAGGGCGAGCAGCGGGTGTCGGTCGTGCCGCTGGCCGGGCCTTATGCCGGCCAGACAATCGTTGCCGACAACATTTTGCTTGGCAAGCTTGAGATGGACAAGGTCTTTGCCCCAGGCGAAACGGCCCTGGTCGTCTTGTCCCTTCGGGACGGGAAAATCGTCTCGGCCGTGGCCCAGGACCATTGGCGGCTTGGGCTGCAAGGCCTGCTCTTGGGCCTCTTTGCCCTGGTCCTTATCGCCTATGCCGGCATGACCGGGGTCAAGGCCGTGCTGTCGTTCGTCTTTACGGCCCTGCTTCTGTGGAAGGTGCTGGTGCCGCTGACGCTTGGCGGGGTCGATCCCATGCTGACGGTGCTTGGGGTCACGGCGGCGCTCATGGCCGGGGTCGTGTTCCTGGTCGGCGGGGTCAACCGCCGGGCTGTGGCCGCCTATCTGGGGTCCCTGGGCGGCGTGGCCGTCACCTGTCTGCTGTCCCTGGCCACGGCCCCGGGCTTTGCCCTGCCCGGCGCGGTCAAGCCCTTTGCCGAGACGCTCCTTTATACCGGCTTTGCCCACCTGGATCTTGGCCGCATGTTTCTGGCCACCATCTGTCTGGGGGCCAGCGGGGCCATCATGGACGTGGCCATGGACGTGGCCGCTTCCCAGGCCGAGGTGGCGGCGCATCACCCGGAGATCGGGCGCATGGCGTTGTGCCGGTCGGGCTTTCGCGTCGGGCGGGTGGTGGTCGGCACCATGGCCACCACGCTGCTGTTGGCTTACTGTGGCGGCTCGTTGGCCCTGCTCATGGTGGTCATGGCCCAGGGCGTGCCGCTTATAAACGTCGCCACCATGCCGCATGTGGCTGCCGAGATCGCCAACACGCTGGTTGGCAGTTTCGGGCTGGTCACGGCCGCGCCGCTGACCGCTGCGGCCGGGGGGATGCTCTTGGCGCGGGGCACAGGGGCGGCGCGCGAGAAGCGATAG
- a CDS encoding lytic transglycosylase domain-containing protein yields MTNVSVPLALGILLLFAPVVANAFTLYGYEDDYGLVHLSEEPRDEHYVLIYEGPTDPKLGFAAIKKRIEEKGAVSKDRKDGWILEATKAYRRMGLAPLGPSGYPAVIESGPLLDLVRTKSAASGLAPELLYAVIEQESRFSSCAVSPKGAAGLMQLMPDTQAQFGVADPFDPERNVASGAKFLRQLITRFGDVRLALAAYNAGPETVARCGGVPNIAETLNYVDRIMTRYAMLKDSHPGLSPQKSPAAKPKAAAKGKSKAAAPAS; encoded by the coding sequence ATGACCAATGTTTCCGTCCCGCTTGCCCTGGGGATTTTGCTGCTTTTTGCCCCTGTCGTGGCCAACGCCTTTACGCTGTACGGCTATGAGGACGACTACGGCCTCGTCCACTTGAGCGAAGAGCCGCGCGACGAACACTACGTGCTCATCTACGAAGGCCCGACCGATCCCAAACTCGGTTTTGCGGCCATCAAAAAACGCATTGAGGAAAAAGGGGCCGTTTCCAAGGACCGCAAGGACGGCTGGATTCTCGAAGCGACCAAGGCCTATCGGCGCATGGGTCTGGCCCCGCTTGGGCCGTCAGGCTATCCGGCGGTCATCGAATCCGGGCCGCTCCTTGATCTGGTGCGCACCAAGAGCGCGGCCTCGGGCCTGGCCCCGGAGCTGCTCTATGCCGTCATCGAGCAGGAATCGCGGTTTTCCTCCTGCGCCGTGTCGCCCAAGGGCGCAGCCGGTCTCATGCAGCTGATGCCCGACACCCAGGCCCAGTTCGGCGTGGCCGATCCGTTCGATCCCGAACGCAACGTGGCCAGCGGGGCGAAATTTCTCCGCCAGCTCATCACCCGCTTTGGCGACGTGCGCTTGGCTCTGGCCGCCTACAATGCCGGCCCGGAGACGGTCGCCCGCTGCGGCGGCGTGCCCAACATTGCGGAAACGCTCAATTATGTGGATCGGATCATGACCCGCTACGCCATGCTCAAAGACAGCCACCCAGGCCTGTCCCCCCAAAAATCCCCTGCGGCCAAGCCCAAGGCTGCGGCCAAAGGCAAGTCCAAGGCCGCCGCGCCCGCATCCTGA
- a CDS encoding FmdE family protein produces the protein MSKMTELKAHDSSIGPHTFEEFLGVAAAFHGNPAPGLIIGGFMVDAARSMLPEGTLFDAVVETKKCLPDAVQILTPPSYGNGWMRVINLGRYALSLYDKFTGQGYRAWLDPVHLGNWPEIQAWFLKTKPKKEQDRAVLFAEIKAAARSICLLAPVTIRPAFMIKPNMGAIAVCPACGEGYPKADGAICRGCAGEAPYVIESDSPRLRAVPVGEAAGRRVLHDMTRIVPGESKGVEFEAGADIHAGDVCRLQTMGKNSLYVEDLSEPLGDFVHENEAALAFAQAMAGVGLVTSGPPREGKVELVAEAGGLLTVARDRLVAFNCIEGVMCASRQSHLVVEAGKAVAGCRAIPLYLPRRVFDVAMRVLADGPLFTIRPIRQTRAGVLVTGTEIYSGIIEDKFEPVVRAKIEALAGEVVAVRKVPDDRAAVAAAVAELLAAGADLIVTTAGLSVDPDDVTRQGLDDAGLTDAVHGMPVLPGAMAIVGHIGGADVIGVPACALFHRTTSFDLLLPRVLAGLTLTRHDLAELAEGSMCLSCRSCTYPKCPFGK, from the coding sequence ATGTCAAAAATGACCGAGCTCAAGGCTCATGACAGCTCTATTGGCCCCCACACCTTTGAAGAATTTCTGGGCGTGGCCGCCGCCTTCCACGGCAATCCCGCCCCGGGGCTTATCATCGGCGGCTTCATGGTCGACGCGGCCCGGTCCATGCTGCCGGAAGGGACGCTCTTCGACGCCGTGGTCGAGACCAAAAAATGCCTGCCCGACGCCGTGCAGATCCTGACCCCGCCAAGCTACGGCAACGGCTGGATGCGGGTCATCAACCTCGGCCGCTATGCCTTAAGTCTCTATGACAAGTTCACCGGCCAAGGCTATCGGGCCTGGCTTGATCCTGTTCACCTGGGCAACTGGCCGGAAATCCAGGCCTGGTTTTTAAAGACCAAGCCGAAAAAAGAACAAGACCGGGCCGTGCTTTTTGCCGAGATCAAGGCCGCCGCCCGCAGCATCTGCCTGCTTGCGCCGGTGACCATCCGCCCCGCGTTTATGATCAAGCCCAACATGGGGGCCATTGCCGTGTGCCCGGCCTGCGGCGAAGGCTACCCCAAAGCCGACGGGGCCATCTGCCGCGGCTGCGCCGGCGAGGCGCCGTATGTCATCGAATCCGACTCCCCGCGCCTGCGGGCCGTGCCGGTGGGCGAAGCGGCCGGACGCCGGGTGCTCCACGACATGACCCGCATCGTGCCGGGCGAGTCCAAGGGCGTGGAATTTGAGGCCGGGGCCGACATCCACGCCGGCGACGTCTGCCGGCTGCAGACCATGGGCAAAAACAGCCTGTACGTCGAAGACCTGTCCGAGCCGCTGGGCGATTTCGTCCACGAAAACGAGGCCGCCCTGGCCTTTGCCCAGGCCATGGCCGGGGTGGGGCTGGTCACTTCCGGCCCGCCGCGCGAAGGCAAGGTGGAACTGGTGGCCGAGGCCGGAGGCCTCTTGACCGTGGCCCGGGACCGGTTGGTGGCCTTCAACTGCATCGAAGGCGTCATGTGCGCCTCGCGCCAGTCCCATCTCGTGGTCGAGGCGGGCAAGGCCGTGGCCGGCTGCCGGGCCATCCCGCTCTATCTGCCGCGCCGCGTCTTTGACGTGGCCATGCGGGTGCTGGCCGACGGACCGCTGTTCACCATCCGGCCCATCCGCCAGACCAGGGCCGGGGTGCTGGTCACGGGCACGGAGATCTATTCCGGCATCATCGAAGACAAGTTCGAGCCGGTGGTGCGGGCCAAGATCGAGGCCCTGGCCGGCGAGGTCGTGGCCGTGCGCAAGGTCCCGGACGACCGGGCCGCCGTGGCTGCGGCCGTGGCCGAACTGCTGGCCGCCGGGGCCGATCTCATCGTCACCACGGCCGGGTTGTCCGTGGACCCTGACGACGTCACCCGCCAGGGCCTGGACGACGCCGGGCTGACCGACGCCGTGCACGGGATGCCGGTGTTGCCCGGAGCCATGGCCATTGTCGGACACATTGGCGGGGCCGACGTCATCGGCGTGCCGGCCTGCGCCCTTTTTCACCGCACCACCAGCTTTGACCTGCTCCTGCCCCGGGTGCTGGCCGGACTGACGCTCACCCGTCACGATCTGGCCGAGCTGGCCGAAGGCTCCATGTGCCTGTCGTGCCGCTCGTGTACCTACCCCAAATGCCCGTTTGGCAAATAA